A genome region from Gossypium hirsutum isolate 1008001.06 chromosome A04, Gossypium_hirsutum_v2.1, whole genome shotgun sequence includes the following:
- the LOC107931078 gene encoding UDP-glucose iridoid glucosyltransferase-like isoform X1, translated as MEKQQKSGHLVLVMAPFQGHLTPMLQLATILHSKGFSITIVHPELNSLNPSNHPEFTFVPIPDKIKESQLSDEDLADKLKESLVSTVDVAGSVQSLNKNCAAPLKKCLENILHSHHHIAAVIYDTLMFCAQTIVNDLGLPGITLRTSSATTLLLFPVLPQLELMSGIESPELQALQLQRLRALIVQNPTQAMMEVRAAFTNAMKFSSAIIVNSMEFLELEALSKVRQYFRTPIFIVGPLHKLAPAICGSLLTEDDKCISWLNKQAPKSVIYVSLGSIANIDKQELIETAWGLSNSKQPFLWVVRPGMVCGSEWIESLSNGFEENVGERGCIVKWAPQKEVLAHGAVGGFWSHCGWNSTIESICEGVPMLCRPFFGDQLLNTSYICNVWKIGLELQNLERGNIERTIKRLMVDMEGKDIRKRAMDLKKKAALCLMEDGSTSSFNGLIKQITVSET; from the exons ATGGAGAAACAACAGAAATCCGGTCATTTGGTGCTTGTTATGGCACCCTTCCAAGGCCACTTAACTCCCATGCTCCAGCTGGCTACTATCTTGCACTCAAAGGGCTTCTCAATTACTATAGTTCACCCTGAATTGAACTCTCTTAACCCTTCAAACCACCCCGAATTCACCTTCGTACCCATACCAGATAAGATCAAGGAATCTCAACTCTCAGATGAAGACCTTGCAGATAAGCTCAAGGAATCTCTAGTGTCAACTGTAGATGTTGCAGGTTCCGTGCAGAGTCTCAACAAAAACTGTGCAGCACCATTAAAAAAATGCCTCGAAAACATTTTGCACTCTCATCACCATATTGCTGCAGTCATCTATGATACACTCATGTTTTGTGCTCAAACTATAGTCAACGATCTGGGGCTACCCGGGATAACTTTGCGTACAAGTTCGGCTACAACATTGCTATTATTTCCGGTACTTCCTCAACTTG AATTAATGTCTGGAATTGAATCACCAGAGCTTCAAGCTCTGCAGCTTCAACGCTTACGAGCATTAATAGTACAGAATCCGACTCAAGCGATGATGGAGGTGAGAGCTGCATTCACAAATGCGATGAAGTTCTCATCAGCTATAATTGTGAACTCAATGGAATTTTTGGAACTAGAAGCACTGTCAAAGGTAAGACAATACTTTCGTACTCCAATTTTCATTGTAGGACCATTACACAAATTAGCTCCAGCCATTTGCGGCTCATTATTGACTGAAGATGATAAATGCATCTCTTGGCTTAACAAACAAGCCCCCAAATCTGTCATCTATGTGAGCTTGGGTAGCATTGCCAACATTGATAAGCAAGAACTAATTGAGACAGCTTGGGGATTATCCAACAGTAAACAACCCTTCCTGTGGGTGGTTAGACCTGGTATGGTTTGTGGCTCAGAATGGATTGAATCTTTGTCAAATGGGTTTGAGGAGAATGTGGGAGAAAGAGGCTGCATTGTGAAATGGGCACCTCAAAAGGAAGTGTTGGCTCATGGTGCAGTGGGTGGATTTTGGAGCCACTGTGGGTGGAATTCAACCATTGAGAGCATTTGTGAAGGGGTACCAATGCTATGCAGACCTTTCTTTGGCGACCAACTCTTGAACACAAGTTACATATGTAATGTTTGGAAAATAGGCTTGGAATTGCAGAATCTAGAAAGAGGGAATATAGAAAGAACAATAAAAAGACTAATGGTGGATATGGAAGGAAAGGATATCAGAAAGAGAGCTATGGATTTGAAGAAGAAAGCTGCTCTTTGTCTTATGGAAGACGGTTCTACAAGTTCTTTCAATGGGTTAATAAAGCAGATAACAGTT
- the LOC107931178 gene encoding uncharacterized protein, whose translation MLKNLEGAALPNIPRPPPSTGKQKENQVTTDNAAQCSVTSIYGANIGDLYRKVTAKWCKSPVSHSFTISVESPCDDQSHNTCKIDLNGWQFWGKKGLKNIEIDGKRVDIYWDFRETKFNASPEPCSDYYVAMVCDEKVVLVIGDMTKDALKRTKKKLSLIDPTLLCKQEHICGKRLFCSKTKLGEGIQEHDIIIENCLSDPDDPEMWVTIDGTTIIRVMNLHWRFRGNEIVTVNKTSIQVFWDVHDWLYNKSSSSHGLFIFIPGEPGSNSIINSDDDCNINVPKFCYVLYAWKTK comes from the coding sequence ATGTTAAAAAATCTCGAGGGAGCTGCATTACCTAATATTCCAAGGCCACCGCCATCAACGGGGAAACAGAAGGAGAATCAGGTAACAACGGATAATGCTGCACAATGTTCAGTCACCTCTATCTACGGTGCCAATATTGGGGACTTGTACCGCAAAGTAACGGCTAAATGGTGCAAAAGCCCGGTTAGCCATTCGTTTACTATAAGTGTAGAAAGTCCTTGTGATGATCAAAGCCATAATACCTGCAAGATTGATTTAAATGGATGGCAATTTTGGGGAAAAAAAGGTCTGAAAAACATCGAAATAGATGGCAAAAGGGTCGATATTTACTGGGATTTTCGAGAAACGAAGTTCAATGCTAGCCCCGAGCCTTGCTCAGACTATTATGTAGCAATGGTGTGTGATGAAAAAGTGGTATTAGTTATAGGTGACATGACAAAAGATGCTTTAAAAAGAACCAAGAAAAAACTTTCCTTGATAGACCCTACCTTGTTGTGCAAGCAAGAGCATATTTGTGGGAAAAGACTCTTTTGTTCCAAGACCAAACTAGGTGAAGGGATACAAGAACACGACATTATAATCGAGAACTGTCTATCCGATCCCGATGATCCCGAAATGTGGGTTACCATAGACGGTACCACCATCATTCGAGTTATGAACCTTCATTGGAGGTTCAGAGGAAATGAAATAGTCACAGTTAACAAAACATCCATACAAGTTTTCTGGGATGTACATGACTGGTTATATAATAAATCCAGTTCAAGCCATGGATTATTTATTTTCATACCAGGTGAACCGGGTTCAAATTCTATCATAAACAGTGATGATGATTGCAACATAAATGTTCCAaagttttgttatgttttatatGCTTGGAAAACTAAGTAG
- the LOC107931078 gene encoding UDP-glucose iridoid glucosyltransferase-like — protein MEKQQKSGHLVLVMAPFQGHLTPMLQLATILHSKGFSITIVHPELNSLNPSNHPEFTFVPIPDKIKESQLSDEDLADKLKESLVSTVDVAGSVQSLNKNCAAPLKKCLENILHSHHHIAAVIYDTLMFCAQTIVNDLGLPGITLRTSSATTLLLFPVLPQLGEKELMSGIESPELQALQLQRLRALIVQNPTQAMMEVRAAFTNAMKFSSAIIVNSMEFLELEALSKVRQYFRTPIFIVGPLHKLAPAICGSLLTEDDKCISWLNKQAPKSVIYVSLGSIANIDKQELIETAWGLSNSKQPFLWVVRPGMVCGSEWIESLSNGFEENVGERGCIVKWAPQKEVLAHGAVGGFWSHCGWNSTIESICEGVPMLCRPFFGDQLLNTSYICNVWKIGLELQNLERGNIERTIKRLMVDMEGKDIRKRAMDLKKKAALCLMEDGSTSSFNGLIKQITVSET, from the exons ATGGAGAAACAACAGAAATCCGGTCATTTGGTGCTTGTTATGGCACCCTTCCAAGGCCACTTAACTCCCATGCTCCAGCTGGCTACTATCTTGCACTCAAAGGGCTTCTCAATTACTATAGTTCACCCTGAATTGAACTCTCTTAACCCTTCAAACCACCCCGAATTCACCTTCGTACCCATACCAGATAAGATCAAGGAATCTCAACTCTCAGATGAAGACCTTGCAGATAAGCTCAAGGAATCTCTAGTGTCAACTGTAGATGTTGCAGGTTCCGTGCAGAGTCTCAACAAAAACTGTGCAGCACCATTAAAAAAATGCCTCGAAAACATTTTGCACTCTCATCACCATATTGCTGCAGTCATCTATGATACACTCATGTTTTGTGCTCAAACTATAGTCAACGATCTGGGGCTACCCGGGATAACTTTGCGTACAAGTTCGGCTACAACATTGCTATTATTTCCGGTACTTCCTCAACTTGGTGAGAAAG AATTAATGTCTGGAATTGAATCACCAGAGCTTCAAGCTCTGCAGCTTCAACGCTTACGAGCATTAATAGTACAGAATCCGACTCAAGCGATGATGGAGGTGAGAGCTGCATTCACAAATGCGATGAAGTTCTCATCAGCTATAATTGTGAACTCAATGGAATTTTTGGAACTAGAAGCACTGTCAAAGGTAAGACAATACTTTCGTACTCCAATTTTCATTGTAGGACCATTACACAAATTAGCTCCAGCCATTTGCGGCTCATTATTGACTGAAGATGATAAATGCATCTCTTGGCTTAACAAACAAGCCCCCAAATCTGTCATCTATGTGAGCTTGGGTAGCATTGCCAACATTGATAAGCAAGAACTAATTGAGACAGCTTGGGGATTATCCAACAGTAAACAACCCTTCCTGTGGGTGGTTAGACCTGGTATGGTTTGTGGCTCAGAATGGATTGAATCTTTGTCAAATGGGTTTGAGGAGAATGTGGGAGAAAGAGGCTGCATTGTGAAATGGGCACCTCAAAAGGAAGTGTTGGCTCATGGTGCAGTGGGTGGATTTTGGAGCCACTGTGGGTGGAATTCAACCATTGAGAGCATTTGTGAAGGGGTACCAATGCTATGCAGACCTTTCTTTGGCGACCAACTCTTGAACACAAGTTACATATGTAATGTTTGGAAAATAGGCTTGGAATTGCAGAATCTAGAAAGAGGGAATATAGAAAGAACAATAAAAAGACTAATGGTGGATATGGAAGGAAAGGATATCAGAAAGAGAGCTATGGATTTGAAGAAGAAAGCTGCTCTTTGTCTTATGGAAGACGGTTCTACAAGTTCTTTCAATGGGTTAATAAAGCAGATAACAGTT